TGAGGTCGTCAATTGCTCGGAGGCTCTCTTCCAAGTCTGTCTCTGTATCATAGCGATGGAAATAGAAGATGTCGACATAGTCAACACCGAGCGCTTTTAAACTCTTCTCAGCCTGAGCCATGATATGTTTCCGGCTGAGCCCTTTGTCGTTTGGCCCCTTGCCAACCGGCCAATATGCTTTGGTGGTGATGATGTAGCTGTCGCGATCATACGGCTGCAAAGCCTCACGCATCACTTCTTCCGCCGCATGCGGCGTCGAGCCGTACACGTTTGCGCAGTCAAAGTGGTTGATGCCGAGATCGTATGCTTGTTTGACACAGTTGATGGCTTGTTCCTTTTCCGTCACTGTGCCATATGTAAGCCAACTGCCCAGTGCAATTTCAGATACCTTGAGTCCGCTTTTTCCCAGTCTGCGATATTCCACTGTTTGTACACCTCCATGGTCCATTTTACTGGTTGCGAAATATATCCTGCAAACGGCAAGTGGACTTTGACGGGTACACTTGGAAAACTTTTGTCCGCAAAAGCTGCTGTGGTAAGCTAGGGGCACTAGGGCCGGACCTGTCCAGCCACAAACGAGGTGTATCGATGGCAGACTACAAGCAGTACGATCAAGTACCAGAAATGCAGCTACAAGAAGGCGCACGCTATGAAGCAATTGTTCACACCGATAAAGGCGACTTCACAATCGAACTGTTGGCAAAAGAAGCACCCATAACGGTCAACAGCTTTGTCTTCCTCGCACGAGACGGATTTTTTGACGATGTGATCTTTCACCGGGTGATCAAAGAGTTCGTCATTCAAGGTGGCGATCCAACAGGCACAGGCCGTGGTGGTCCGGGATATCGTTTCCGCGATGAGCTGCCGCCTGCCTATCCGTATGGACCGGGCATTGTGGCAATGGCGAATGCGGGGCCGAACACGAACGGATCGCAATTTTTTGTCTGCACGGGTGAAATGAGCAAAAATTTGAACCACGCACCGAATTACACTGTCTTTGGACGCGTTACTGCAGGGATGGACAACGTGCTTGCAATCGCGAGCGAGCCAGTTGAGCGCGGTCCGTCCGGTGAAGCCAGTACGCCTGTGAACCCAGTTCATATCAAGTCGGTCGAGATCGTTGAGCTGACAGCCTAGTTTCTTCCTATATCCACATTCGTCCACGCGATAAGTAACCAAGCGCCGTAGAGTATAGCAAACGCGCGAGGGGGGATCGACGTGGCGAATATTCGTGCTCTGGCTCACCAGCACATGGGGCGACCAGTGATTGTTCACTCGAGGTACGGAATTCACCGGGGGATTTTGCATCATGTAGACGATAACGGCATGTACCTGCGACTTTACCGCGGAAGAGGCGGCGCGCTCGTCAGCACGTCCGAACAGGCGTCCGTTCAACCATTGTCCGAGGCCGGTTCCGATAAGCTTGATGCGCAAGAAGTGTTTTGGCCGCTCTTTTTCATTCCGTTTGCAGTTGCATTGGCACTTGCTCCTTGGTGGTATGGACCATACTGGTGGTAAGACGTCGACCTGGCCGCTCGGCCAGGTTTGTCTTCTTAACAACGTGTCCGACCGTCCCTTTACGTGGGCGCGGTCGGACAACCTCTAAAACACTACTCACCGAAAAGGAGGACAAGCTATGACTCCGCGCGTGGCCTTTGTCACATCGGCAGGAAAAGGTCTCGGACACGCGATGGTTCTCACCTTAGCTTCGGCAGGTTTCGATGTTGCATTTACATACGGACAAAGCGAGCAGGAAGCAGAGGAACTCGCCTCCGAAGTGCACGGCAAGGGACAGCAAGCTCTGCCAATTCACTGTGACTTGTTTGACCGTGCGTCCGTCGCTGATGCTGTGGACGCAGCAAAATCAAAATTTTCGACCATCGATGCGCTCGTTCACAATTTCGGGCCATTCGTCTTTGAACGTAAACCGCTCGCCGACTATGACGAGGACATGTGGCAGCGGATGATGCACGGCAATCTGACAAACTTTTTCTGGCTGTATCGGGCCGTGATTCACGACATGCGATCACGCCGCTTTGGCCGACTCGTCACGGTTGGCTACGACGGCGCCGGGGAAGCGCGGGGATGGCGCTATCGTGCAGC
This is a stretch of genomic DNA from Alicyclobacillus dauci. It encodes these proteins:
- a CDS encoding SDR family NAD(P)-dependent oxidoreductase, with protein sequence MTPRVAFVTSAGKGLGHAMVLTLASAGFDVAFTYGQSEQEAEELASEVHGKGQQALPIHCDLFDRASVADAVDAAKSKFSTIDALVHNFGPFVFERKPLADYDEDMWQRMMHGNLTNFFWLYRAVIHDMRSRRFGRLVTVGYDGAGEARGWRYRAAYAAAKAGLAALTRSIAREERTYGITANMVCPGDIRGLDKMRMFDDVAGELTAEGLRPVVGEDVARAVAWFCHENSQEVNGTVLEVTGAREIVARDTLGPQRTDGARGLGSPHED
- a CDS encoding peptidylprolyl isomerase, which produces MADYKQYDQVPEMQLQEGARYEAIVHTDKGDFTIELLAKEAPITVNSFVFLARDGFFDDVIFHRVIKEFVIQGGDPTGTGRGGPGYRFRDELPPAYPYGPGIVAMANAGPNTNGSQFFVCTGEMSKNLNHAPNYTVFGRVTAGMDNVLAIASEPVERGPSGEASTPVNPVHIKSVEIVELTA